The Rhodospirillales bacterium genome includes the window AATCTTCCATCTCTTCCGGCGCATTGGCCAGAACATCCTGCGCGCAATCACCATCCGTAACCTTGTCTTCACGCAGGCGCAGCTTGATATCCACCGGCGAGGGCAGGGGTTCGATATTGTCGGTATTCACTTCATCCAGTTGCTCAACAAATCCCAGAATATTGGAAAGCTGGGTGGCGCGAACTGTAACCTCTTCATCCGTAACTTTCAGCCGCGCCAGATTGGCGACTTTACGAACGGTTTTTTCATCCATTGACATGACTTGTATTTCCTTGGTTAAAAGCCTAGATTTTTTAGCACCGAGGTACGTTATGTGCAAGGAGGAGTTTGAAAAATGCTGACTTTAATGAAAGATGTTCCCGAAAACGTGCTGGGCGTTGTCGCAGAAGGCATGGTTACGGCGCATGATTATGAAACGGTGCTGATCCCCGCTGTCGAGGAAAGGCTGGAAAAACAGGATAAAGTTCGCGTCTTGTACGTTACGGCGGCGGACTTTCAGGGCTACGATGCCGGCGCGATGTGGGATGACGCAAAACTGGGGTTGTCTCACCTGACGGCATGGGAGCGCGTGGCGGTTGTCTCGGACGTTGAATGGATACGCATGATGTTGCATGCGTTTTCTTTCATGATGATGGGCCGCATGAAGCTGTTCAAAATCGAGGAGCTGGAGCAGGCCAAAGTCTGGGTGGCGGAATAGAATGCCCGTTGGCCCTTTGAAAGAGATCGGCAGCCAATGCCCACCCCGCGCCCGTTTGCTGGGGCTGGATATCGGCAAGACCACGATTGGCCTGGCCGTGTCGGATAGCGGCTGGACGTTGGCGACGCCGTTGCA containing:
- the gatC gene encoding Asp-tRNA(Asn)/Glu-tRNA(Gln) amidotransferase subunit GatC; protein product: MSMDEKTVRKVANLARLKVTDEEVTVRATQLSNILGFVEQLDEVNTDNIEPLPSPVDIKLRLREDKVTDGDCAQDVLANAPEEMEDFYVVPKVVE
- a CDS encoding STAS/SEC14 domain-containing protein, coding for MLTLMKDVPENVLGVVAEGMVTAHDYETVLIPAVEERLEKQDKVRVLYVTAADFQGYDAGAMWDDAKLGLSHLTAWERVAVVSDVEWIRMMLHAFSFMMMGRMKLFKIEELEQAKVWVAE